The following proteins are encoded in a genomic region of Carassius auratus strain Wakin unplaced genomic scaffold, ASM336829v1 scaf_tig00023713, whole genome shotgun sequence:
- the LOC113077985 gene encoding ethanolamine kinase 1-like, with protein MSGINRKLNNMMETEIHVPVGSPTIRKFQIFVDEHNVTEGAMKLIKQLRPGWDPNLIRTKLFTDGTTNKLVGCYVEDCLDDTVLVRVYGNKTELIVDRDNELKSFQVLHANGCAPRLYCTFQNGICYEFMQGRALDTQDVRDPVLLRLIAREMARIHAIHAHNGCIPKPNLWIKMRKYFSLVATEFTDQASNVRIQQEVPSQEVLEQEMMWMKEHLSQLGSPVVLCHNDLLCKNIIHNAKEGHVRCIDYEYSSYNYQAFDIGNHFNEFAGMSEPDYNLYPSREMQLDWLHTYLQAYKLFSKKGEEVSQLELETLYVQVNKFALASHFFWGFWALIQAKYSTIEFDFLG; from the exons ATGTCGGGCATTAATAGGAAGCTAAATAATATGATGGAGACGGAGATCCACGTGCCGGTTGGATCACCGACGATTAGAAAATTCCAGATATTCGTGGACGAACATAACGTGACGGAGGGGGCGATGAAGCTGATTAAACAGCTCAGACCGGGCTGGGACCCGAACCTGATTCGGACGAAG CTGTTCACAGATGGCACAACTAACAAACTGGTGGGGTGTTATGTGGAGGACTGCCTTGATGATACGGTGCTGGTGAGGGTGTACGGCAACAAGACGGAGCTGATAGTGGACCGAGACAACGAACTGAAGAGCTTCCAGGTTCTGCACGCCAATGGTTGTGCACCACGACTTTACTGCACTTTTCAGAATGGCATCTGCTACGAGTTCATGCAAGGACGCGCTCTGGATACTCAAGACGTCAGGGACCCCGTGTTACTCAG ACTGATCGCACGAGAAATGGCCCGCATTCACGCCATCCACGCACACAACGGCTGCATTCCCAAACCCAACCTGTGGATCAAAATGCGCAAGTACTTCTCGCTGGTGGCCACTGAGTTCACAGACCAAGCCTCCAACGTCAG AATCCAGCAGGAAGTGCCCAGTCAGGAAGTGCTAGAACAGGAAATGATGTGGATGAAGGAACACCTGTCGCAGCTGGGCTCTCCTGTAGTGCTCTGTCACAACGACTTGCTCTGCAAGAACATCATTCACAACGCAAAGGAGG GTCATGTTCGGTGTATCGATTATGAATACTCCAGTTACAACTACCAAGCATTTGACAttggaaatcattttaatgaatttgcAG gaATGAGTGAACCTGACTATAACCTTTATCCCAGTCGAGAGATGCAGTTGGACTGGTTGCACACTTACTTGCAGGCCTACAAGCTCTTTTCCAAGAAAGGTGAAGAGGTGAGCCAGCTCGAACTGGAGACGCTCTATGTACAGGTCAACAAGTTTGCTCTG GCCTCACATTTCTTCTGGGGTTTCTGGGCCCTGATCCAAGCCAAGTACTCCACCATCGAGTTTGACTTCCTCGGGTAA
- the LOC113077987 gene encoding EF-hand and coiled-coil domain-containing protein 1-like — MQVSRIRAARKSEWLKCALAHHFSPESDPCVENEIVVLATGVDQYLQEVFHHLAFSNGDLVSNEDFRSLCLILGFPASAETENVTSEHRDICDGLPRLLNFKEFHARLCGFFSLKAQEGQKGVRLPVSEETEHIEREIRLRCPRVRRRKCVSFDLSADQQVRKGSVRSPASSQSPDHLQSSAAEAKRNTGITVAVDINPQRRRQDQLELENASLRELVEDLRSALQSSDARCLALEVALRRRDMPSQNTAETQNCKTKTQQSKHMEWDSRRSTKDLLRELELIRASRDGQLEEAMRFNQRLEEELMAAYGEISRMQELLDSVRTENTRIKKRTEEVRESLAAGLQGVRALQEQAQRAQSLESQLETFRAQCTCAKLNMNKTEILAEPCGPGFPSPTSHDDGRREEDLQRSVEGCAASDEEEEERGMDEGQCCHLQVKQLINRLHCCAKGCQKAAICNWLVSQSSAHSKEPKARVWIPQADERRNEAGNMKQKEEESLKVYPSPLEERLTDTLTLLLQIPHKRVSRRILGKILVNTLDLCTRKSHDCTPVVQVVDTLCGQLLSSDLLDGGEEVSVGSRPSVTSGHQNTSKPLLMSC, encoded by the exons ATGCAGGTCTCGCGGATCCGCGCTGCGCGTAAAAGCGAGTGGCTCAAATGCGCGCTCGCGCACCACTTCAGCCCAGAATCAGATCCCTGCGTGGAAAACGAGATCGTGGTTTTGGCCACCGGTGTGGACCAGTACCTCCAGGAGGTGTTTCATCACCTCGCCTTTTCCAACGGCGATCTCGTTTCGAATGAGGACTTTAGGAGTCTGTGTTTGATTTTGGGATTCCCCGCGAGCGCGGAGACTGAGAACGTCACCTCAGAGCACCGGGACATTTGCGATGGACTTCCTCGTCTGCTTAACTTTAAAGAATTCCACGCACGACTATGTGGATTTTTCTCGCTAAAAGCGCAGGAAGGGCAGAAGGGAGTTCGACTTCCGGTCAGTGAGGAGACCGAGCACATCGAGCGCGAGATCAGACTCCGGTGTCCCCGCGTCCGGAGGAGAAAGTGCGTCAGTTTTGATCTGTCTGCAGACCAACAGGTCCGGAAGGGGTCAGTGAGGAGTCCAGCATCATCTCAGAGTCCGGATCATCTGCAGAGTTCTGCTGCGGAAGCCAAGAGAAACACAG gCATTACTGTGGCAGTGGATATTAACCCTCAGAGAAGACGGCAGGATCAGCTAGAGCTGGAGAACGCCAGTCTGAGGGAGCTGGTGGAGGATCTGCGTTCAGCCCTCCAGAGCAGCGACGCGCGGTGTTTGGCACTGGAGGTCGCGTTACGCCGAAGAGACATGCCGTCCCAAAATACTGCTGAAACCcaaaactgcaaaacaaaaacacagcaatCCAAACACATGGAATGGGACTCCAGAAGAAGCACTAAAGACCTTCTACGAGAGCTGGAACTGATCCGTGCTTCACGTGATGGACAGCTGGAGGAAGCCATGAGGTTTAACCAGAGGTTAGAGGAAGAGCTGATGGCAGCTTATGGAGAGATTAGCAGGATGCAGGAGCTGCTGGACAGCGTCCGGACTGAAAACACACGGATTAAGAAGAGGACTGAAGAGGTCAGAGAGTCACTGGCCGCAGGGCTGCAGGGGGTGAGGGCCTTACAAGAGCAGGCTCAACGAGCTCAGAGTCTGGAGAGCCAGCTGGAGACGTTCAG GGCCCAGTGCACCTGTGCAAAGCTAAATATGAACAAAACCGAAATACTAGCTGAACCATGTGGGCCTGGATTCCCCTCCCCAACCAGTCATGATGATGGCAGAAGAG AAGAAGACCTGCAGAGGTCAGTAGAGGGTTGTGCAGCATCcgacgaggaagaggaggagaggggcATGGATGAAGGACAATGCTGCCACCTGCAGGTGAAACAGCTCATCAACAGATTACACTGCTGTGCCAAAGG GTGTCAGAAAGCTGCTATCTGTAACTGGCTTGTCTCTCAGAGCTCCGCTCACAGCAAAGAACCTAAAGCACGTGTGTGGATTCCTCAAGCAGATGAGAGGAGAAATGAAGCAGGAAAT ATGAAGCAGAAAGAGGAAGAAAGTTTGAAAGTTTATCCTTCACCTCTGGAGGAGAGACTGACTGACACGCTCACATTACTGCTGCAGATCCCACATAAA AGAGTCTCTCGCAGGATCTTGGGGAAAATATTAGTCAACACACTAGATCTGTGTACTAGAAAAAGCCACG ACTGCACTCCGGTGGTTCAGGTGGTGGACACACTGTGTGGGCAGCTCCTCTCCAGTGACCTCCTGGATGGAGGAGAGGAGGTCAGCGTTGGGTCACGACCTTCTGTGACCTCAGGTCACCAGAACACGTCCAAACCCCTTCTGATGTCCTGCTGA